GCCGAAAGATCAAATGCAGCAGCTTTAATTCCAAGTTTATCCTGTACCAGTGCCGCTGTAGACGGAGTAAAGTGATCAGAAGTCATTGTCGCCACAATTACCAGTTCTATTTCATTTTTATCAATTCCAGCATTATCTATTGCATTCAGAGCAGCCCTGTAAGCTAAATCTGAAGTTGCTTCGTCAGCAGAAGCTATTCTTCTTTCTTTTATTCCTGTTCTTGTACTTATCCATTCATCATTTGTATCAACCATTTTTGCCAAATCATCATTTGTCAGAATTTTTTCAGGTGCAAAAGAACCCGTTCCCAATACTCCTATTTTCATTTATTCACCTCAGTTATTATTTTCTTTTGTTTTAATTATGACTCATGAAAAGTTTAATTTTTCTAATTGTCATATTATTTTAGAGTATAACAAATATTTCATAAATTGACAATTATTATTTTATGTTTTTATTCTTTGTTTTGTAAAAATTTCTTTAACTACAAAAAAAAGCAAGACTATCTCTATCTTGCTTATATATTATTCAGCGTCAGCTGTACTTTCGTCTGTAGCAGGTTGTAAAACTTGTCTACCTCTGTATACACCTGTATCTAAATTTAATCTATGAGGTCTTCTCACAGTTCCATCAGCTTCTACGATTATGTTAGGTGCTTTGATTGAATCGTGTGCTCTTCTCATATTTCTTTTTGCTTTGGACGTTCTTTTCTTAGGTACTGCCATTGTTTATCGACTCCTTTCCAATAATTGGTATGTAGTAAGCATTATTAAAACTAAATATTGCTTTTGAATAAATTATAATACAAATAATTATAATAAATAAGTTGCCATTTGTCAAGTAATTTTATAAACTTTTCCCCTATATTTTTTATATTTTATATTTTTCCTATATTAGTTCAAAGTTTCATATGGTCACTTTAATGTTTTTTTATAAAGGGATGCCTTATTTTTTAATTTAAGACATTCCCTCCATTCCTTTTTTATCCAAATAATTCCGTATGTTTCCTAAATACATTATATAAATGTCCCGGTGTTATATATTCCAGCTTTTCCCTATAATGATTTTCAATTTCTTCTACCCTGTAATTTAACAGATCATAATCTTTATAATAATTTCTTACTATAAATCTTATTACTTTAAAACAGAAATGTGAACATATTGTCGTTGTCCTGTCAGGCGAACCTTTTATAAACTCTTTATTTCCAAGACCAAGATCTCCTATTTTGTATATTTTCATGGCTTTGTCATAATTATAATTTTTATAATAATTTTCAATAAATTTATATACTTCATAAAATTTTTCTTCAGGAATTTTCAGTTCAAATATTTCATTTATATTATCCACATAGCTTTTTGTTGACTTTAACCTGTCTTCAAGAAACCATTTTTTCTTTCCGTCTTTTCCATTATTTTCGGCATAGTCATAAACCCTGTCATTTCTCAGTCCATTTTCAGTATCCTGTTCCACTGTTATTATTTCCACATGTATAAAATCAGACTTAAGATTGGTTTTAATAACCTGCTCTATAATATTATCTCCTCCTCTGCAGAAGGATATGAATATTTTCTTCATTTATATATTCCTTTCATTCTGTCGTATGCTATACGGTATTTTCTTAAATCATGTCCTTAAACTGATTGAAAAATTTCATAAAGTTCTGTTTCAGGTCTTCTAAATCCAGCTTTATTTCTCCTGTTTCCTTATTTATATTGTTTTTCAGATATTCTGAATAACCAAATCCTATTCCTTTAGTAATTCCTGCAGCAACTCCTGCATTTGCAGTCCATCCTATAACCGGAATAACCTTAAGCAGACCTGCTGCAAGCTTTCCAACCTGTGCCACTCCTGTAATAGTTATTAATGCCGCCGCTATATCAGTAAATGTATGTGTTCCTGCATCTACCCTGTATATAGTATTTATATCAACAACCATTTTTGTCTGTAATGCCGCCAATGCAAGTGAATCTGCAAATGGTAAAGGAGTCGCTCCTATTGCGGCTGCCCCTGCGGCATACCAGTTAGTCAGTACATCTGCTTCTTTTGACATTGCTTCTATTCTATCTTTCAAGACTGCTGTCTGTGCTTTTTTAATTGCATTTCTTCTTCCTTCAGACATATATTTGTATGTTTCCTCAAGAAGTTCTTCTGCACCTTTAGGCTTTAATTCCACAAGGTTATCTTCTATTTCCACTTCCTCAGTTATACTTCTTACTCTTACAATTGCTTTTGCTTCAGGAAGAAGGTTATCTTCCACCACTTTATTTACAAAGTTTGACTCCCTCTTTGATTCTCTTTTAGTAAATACTCCTATTACAGGTATTCCAGCTTCACTTAAAATTTTTAAAAGTTCCCTGTCTGCTTCTTCTACCCTGTCTCCTCTTTCGCTTATACATAGCCATGCAATATGAATATCATCATTTTCATCTGGTGAATCCTGTCTCAATTCCAAATATTTCTTTATATTATCCAATGTTTTTTCATAATCTTTTGCTTCTATTCCTTTTGTGTCAAAAAGCGTAATATTATCATTTTCAAAGTCATACTCCTGTATTTCCTGTGTTACAGGCTGACCATCTCCAACTTTTGCAACTTCTTTTCCAAAAATATAGTTTATAAGTGAACTTTTTCCTACACCTGTTTTTCCTGCAACAATAATATTTACCTTTTCCTTATTAATATTCTTTTTTGATTCATATTCACTGTAAGTTACTTCTCCTGTTGAAGCATCAACTGAATCCTTAAGTAATTCCACTACTTGTAATTCTCTTCCTGTTTCATTTCCTTTTTCTTCCATTTCACTTTCCTCCTCGAATCCTATATGTTTTTTAAATTCCATAACATCCATTTTATCCTCTCTCCCTTCCCTCTAATTATATTAATTTTGCTTTTAATTGTCCAGTATATCTTTTATAATTCTGAAAAAACTTTTCTTTTTTTCTGATACTTTTCCAATATTTAGTTTCTGTATTTCAAGATTGTCATTTTCCAATCTATACAATGTATTTGTTTTAAGTTCAAAACAGTTCATAATATTTGTATGGAATGCTCCTGAATCCAGATTAAAACAGTTATTATAACTGGTTACTTCATTTTGTGGAGTATGGCCATAAAACACTGTTTTCCCTGTATTA
This portion of the Leptotrichia sp. oral taxon 215 str. W9775 genome encodes:
- a CDS encoding YcjF family protein, which translates into the protein MDVMEFKKHIGFEEESEMEEKGNETGRELQVVELLKDSVDASTGEVTYSEYESKKNINKEKVNIIVAGKTGVGKSSLINYIFGKEVAKVGDGQPVTQEIQEYDFENDNITLFDTKGIEAKDYEKTLDNIKKYLELRQDSPDENDDIHIAWLCISERGDRVEEADRELLKILSEAGIPVIGVFTKRESKRESNFVNKVVEDNLLPEAKAIVRVRSITEEVEIEDNLVELKPKGAEELLEETYKYMSEGRRNAIKKAQTAVLKDRIEAMSKEADVLTNWYAAGAAAIGATPLPFADSLALAALQTKMVVDINTIYRVDAGTHTFTDIAAALITITGVAQVGKLAAGLLKVIPVIGWTANAGVAAGITKGIGFGYSEYLKNNINKETGEIKLDLEDLKQNFMKFFNQFKDMI
- the rpmF gene encoding 50S ribosomal protein L32; amino-acid sequence: MAVPKKRTSKAKRNMRRAHDSIKAPNIIVEADGTVRRPHRLNLDTGVYRGRQVLQPATDESTADAE